The following coding sequences lie in one Nitrososphaerota archaeon genomic window:
- a CDS encoding V-type ATP synthase subunit A, with the protein MLAKGIISRVSGPVVIAKNMSKAQMYELVKVGELELIGEIIRLEGDRATIQVYEETNGIKPGEKVEGTGKPLSVELGPGLIGQIYDGVQRPLPSVASLVGPFIKRGVYTPALNRDKKWHFKPIIKKGDKIIGGDILGVVQETPLVTHKVLLHPEKNGKVIEVVSEGDYTVLDTIAIIETFSGKEEIKMFHTWPVRKPRPFKERMPSDVPLITGQRIIDTFFPICKGGTAAIPGGFGTGKTVMQHQLAQWADADIVLFIGCGERGNEMAEVLERFPSLKDPRSGQPLMNRTILVANVSNMPIAAREASVYTGITMAEYYRDMGYDIAMQADSTSRWAEALREVSGRLEEMPGEEGYPAYLASRIAEFYERAGRIICLGSDYRVGSISIVGAVSPPGGDFSEPVTQSTLRMVKVFWALDTELAYRRHFPAIHWLTSYSLYTTSLQKWFEEKLSREWNELREKAMYILQQDAELEEIVRLVGPDALSDPQRAILEAAKMIKEDYLMQHAYHPIDSYCPLSKSYHMLKTIIYFYEKVSTAVEKGVPLQKILGSPIREEIARMKIQPYDKIEEIAKNIRQRIDEEINNLLKISLEAETK; encoded by the coding sequence ATGTTAGCTAAAGGTATAATATCAAGAGTTTCTGGTCCAGTAGTTATTGCAAAAAATATGTCTAAAGCCCAAATGTATGAACTTGTAAAAGTTGGTGAACTTGAACTTATAGGAGAAATTATTAGGCTTGAAGGGGATAGGGCTACTATACAAGTATATGAAGAAACAAATGGTATAAAACCCGGAGAAAAAGTAGAGGGAACAGGTAAGCCATTATCCGTTGAATTAGGACCTGGATTAATAGGTCAAATATATGATGGTGTGCAAAGACCATTGCCAAGCGTGGCTTCATTAGTAGGTCCATTTATAAAGAGAGGAGTATATACTCCAGCTTTAAATAGGGATAAAAAATGGCATTTTAAACCTATTATAAAGAAAGGAGATAAAATTATTGGGGGGGATATTTTAGGAGTAGTTCAAGAAACCCCTTTAGTAACACATAAAGTTTTACTTCATCCAGAGAAAAATGGTAAAGTAATCGAAGTTGTGTCGGAAGGAGATTATACAGTATTGGATACTATAGCAATAATTGAAACATTTTCCGGAAAAGAAGAAATTAAAATGTTTCATACATGGCCTGTTAGAAAACCTAGACCATTTAAAGAAAGAATGCCAAGCGATGTCCCCCTTATTACTGGACAAAGAATAATAGATACGTTTTTCCCTATATGTAAAGGAGGGACTGCAGCTATACCAGGTGGTTTTGGAACTGGGAAAACAGTTATGCAACACCAATTAGCCCAATGGGCAGATGCTGATATAGTATTATTCATTGGATGTGGAGAAAGAGGAAATGAAATGGCTGAGGTACTTGAAAGATTTCCAAGTTTAAAAGATCCTAGGAGTGGACAACCATTAATGAATAGAACAATACTTGTTGCGAATGTTTCAAATATGCCAATTGCTGCTAGAGAAGCATCTGTATATACTGGAATAACAATGGCTGAATATTATAGAGATATGGGATACGATATAGCCATGCAAGCAGATTCGACAAGTAGATGGGCTGAAGCATTAAGAGAAGTATCTGGAAGATTGGAAGAAATGCCTGGAGAAGAAGGTTATCCAGCTTATTTAGCATCTAGAATAGCTGAATTTTATGAAAGAGCAGGAAGAATAATTTGTTTAGGAAGTGATTATAGAGTAGGATCTATTAGTATAGTTGGAGCAGTTTCTCCTCCTGGAGGAGATTTTTCAGAACCTGTTACACAATCTACATTAAGAATGGTAAAAGTATTTTGGGCTTTAGATACTGAATTAGCATATAGAAGACATTTTCCAGCAATACATTGGTTAACAAGCTATTCATTATACACTACTTCACTTCAAAAATGGTTTGAAGAAAAATTATCAAGAGAATGGAATGAATTAAGAGAGAAAGCAATGTATATATTGCAACAAGATGCTGAACTTGAAGAAATAGTTAGACTAGTTGGTCCAGATGCTTTATCTGATCCACAAAGAGCAATATTAGAAGCAGCTAAAATGATAAAAGAAGATTATTTAATGCAACATGCATACCATCCAATAGATAGCTATTGTCCATTAAGTAAAAGCTATCACATGCTAAAAACAATAATATACTTTTATGAAAAAGTTTCAACAGCTGTAGAGAAAGGAGTTCCGCTTCAAAAAATTTTAGGATCACCTATTAGAGAAGAAATTGCTAGAATGAAAATACAACCATACGATAAAATAGAAGAAATAGCAAAAAATATTAGACAAAGAATTGATGAAGAAATAAATAATTTACTAAAAATAAGTTTAGAAGCTGAAACTAAGTAA
- a CDS encoding V-type ATP synthase subunit B — protein sequence MALKPEKKYQTLTTISGPLLFMEATKDVAYGELVEIELPNGEIRRGQVLEVSENRAIIQVFEGTSGLDIDKTLVKFTGETIKIPVAQEMIGRIFDGSARPIDGGPSIIPEDEIDIHGSPLNPYTREYPREPIQTGISAIDGMNTLVRGQKLPIFTGTGLPHNQLVAQIIRQAKVPGKEEEFLVIFAALGITADEARFFKEEAEKRGALAKTIMILNLADDPAIERIITPRIALTIAEYLAYTYNMHILVILSDMTNYCEALREISAAREEVPGRRGYPGYMYTDLATIYERAGRIHGRKGTITQMPVVTMPHDDITHPIPDLTGYITEGQIFLDRGLHRKGIYPPIDVFPSLSRLMKEGIGKGLTREDHREVSDCLYYAYAEGRRVRELIAVIGEEALSEMDRLYLHFADEFERRFINQGYYEDRSFEKTLDLGWELLSMLPESELKRADPSTIRKYLPKYRKKEAITEPSLTA from the coding sequence ATGGCGCTAAAACCAGAAAAAAAGTATCAAACATTAACAACGATATCAGGTCCGTTATTATTCATGGAGGCAACAAAAGATGTAGCTTACGGAGAACTTGTAGAAATAGAATTACCAAATGGAGAGATAAGAAGAGGACAGGTATTAGAAGTAAGCGAAAATAGAGCGATAATACAAGTATTTGAAGGGACAAGTGGGCTTGATATAGACAAAACATTAGTAAAATTTACAGGAGAAACTATAAAAATACCAGTAGCACAAGAAATGATAGGAAGAATATTTGATGGTTCTGCAAGACCAATAGATGGGGGGCCATCAATAATACCAGAAGATGAAATAGATATTCATGGATCACCGCTAAATCCATACACAAGAGAATATCCAAGAGAACCAATACAAACAGGAATATCAGCAATAGATGGGATGAATACGCTTGTAAGAGGACAAAAATTACCAATATTTACTGGAACAGGATTGCCGCACAATCAATTAGTAGCACAAATAATAAGACAAGCAAAAGTACCTGGTAAAGAAGAAGAATTTTTAGTAATATTTGCAGCATTAGGGATAACGGCAGATGAAGCGAGATTCTTTAAAGAAGAAGCTGAAAAAAGAGGGGCATTAGCAAAAACTATAATGATTTTAAATTTAGCAGATGATCCTGCAATCGAAAGAATAATAACACCAAGAATAGCATTAACAATAGCAGAATATCTAGCATATACTTATAACATGCACATACTAGTAATATTAAGTGATATGACAAACTATTGCGAAGCATTAAGAGAGATATCAGCAGCAAGAGAAGAAGTGCCTGGAAGGAGAGGATATCCAGGATACATGTATACAGATTTAGCAACAATATATGAAAGAGCAGGAAGAATACATGGAAGAAAAGGAACAATCACGCAAATGCCTGTTGTGACCATGCCTCATGATGATATTACTCATCCAATTCCTGACCTTACCGGCTATATAACAGAAGGACAGATATTTTTAGACCGTGGTTTACATCGTAAAGGCATATATCCACCTATTGACGTTTTTCCTTCTCTAAGTCGTTTAATGAAAGAAGGTATAGGTAAAGGTTTAACTCGTGAAGACCATCGTGAAGTTAGTGATTGCTTATATTATGCTTATGCTGAAGGAAGACGTGTTCGTGAATTGATAGCTGTTATAGGCGAAGAAGCTTTAAGTGAAATGGATCGTTTATATTTACATTTTGCTGATGAGTTTGAACGTCGTTTTATAAATCAAGGTTATTATGAAGATCGTAGTTTTGAAAAAACTTTAGATTTAGGCTGGGAATTGCTTAGTATGCTTCCTGAAAGTGAATTAAAACGTGCTGATCCTTCTACTATTCGTAAATATTTACCTAAATATCGTAAAAAAGAAGCTATTACTGAACCCAGTTTAACTGCTTAA
- a CDS encoding L-threonylcarbamoyladenylate synthase — protein MKIIKIKNTINKDILEEIKNILENNGLIVYPTDTLYALGANALSKEAIKKVFKVKGRDYNKPISIALKNLEEAKKYFAFNEIAEKIAKKFLPGPLTIILPSYVLPKELSPTQKFSFRIPENEIALKILNSINFPLTATSANISGGENPINAEISIKQIGKYVDLILDCGKCKYSKPSTIIDLSNGKIALVREGVISIEYLYSTLEFN, from the coding sequence ATGAAAATTATAAAAATAAAAAATACTATAAATAAAGATATTTTAGAAGAAATTAAAAATATTTTAGAAAATAATGGGCTTATAGTTTATCCAACAGATACTTTATATGCTTTAGGTGCAAATGCTTTAAGTAAAGAAGCTATAAAGAAAGTTTTTAAAGTAAAAGGTAGAGATTATAATAAACCAATATCAATAGCTTTAAAAAATTTGGAAGAAGCAAAAAAATATTTTGCATTTAATGAAATTGCTGAAAAAATTGCAAAAAAATTTTTACCAGGGCCTTTAACAATAATTTTACCTTCTTATGTTCTACCTAAAGAGCTTTCACCTACACAAAAATTTAGTTTTAGAATACCTGAAAATGAAATAGCTTTAAAAATTTTGAATAGCATAAACTTCCCCCTTACTGCAACTTCAGCTAATATTTCAGGAGGTGAAAATCCTATTAATGCTGAAATTTCAATAAAACAAATTGGGAAATATGTAGATTTGATTTTAGATTGTGGAAAATGTAAATATAGTAAACCTTCTACAATTATAGATTTAAGTAATGGCAAAATAGCTCTCGTAAGAGAAGGTGTTATTTCTATAGAATACCTTTATTCGACTTTAGAGTTTAATTAA